The Pasteuria penetrans genome segment TGCTTTCCTCACGGGAATATCGTCCCTTATAATGGGGGAGTCATAGGAGAAGTATGTATTGGGAGATCGAGGTGAACTCTTATGAGGGTGATAGAAAAGGGTGACATCGTAAATCCCCGGTTGGCACCGGGGGGGCGTCGCAAAATGATATGGGCCCGTGAGCATATGCCCGTGCTAGCACAGCTTCGTGCACAGTGCCAGGAAAATCGTCCCCTGATGGGGTACCGTATCGGTTGTTGTTTACATCTCGAAGCCAAAACGGCTTGTTTGGCGGAATTGCTCCGTGAAGCAGGGGCGGAGGTCTACATCGTGGGCTGCAATCCCTTTTCCACGCAGGATGATATCTGTGCTGCATTGGCAGAGGGTGGGATTACCGTTTACGCCCACCATAATTCATCCAAGGGTCTTTATCAACGACATTGTGTTCAAATCCTCGAGACACGGCCCCATTTGTTGATTGACAATGGTGCATCCCTAACAAGTCTCCTTCACCGATCCCATCGATCCCTGGCAGGACAAGTGATAGGTTGTTGCGAAGAGACAGCTACAGGTGTAACCCGTTTACGCGCTCTGGAAAAGGGGAAAGGTCTTCTTTTTCCATCAATTTCCATTAACGATGCGGAAAGTAAGCACCTATTTGATAACCAACATGGTACGGGACAGGCTGTTTGGGACAATATCAACCAAATTACGAATCTTGTCATTGCAGGTAAAACAGTGGTAATTGTAGGTTATGGTTGGTGTGGTAAGGGAGTAGCACGACGTGCGCAAGGTTTGGGAGCCAGGGTGGTCGTCTGTGAAGTGGATCCTATCCGCGCTCTGGAAGCCCACATGGAAGGTTTTACTATATTACCCATGCAGGAGGCAGCAAGTTGTGGGCACGTTTTTGTCAGCGTCACAGGAAACTATACAACCATTGGTGCAGAACATTTCGAACGGATGCGCGATGGTGTTATTTTGGCTAATGCGGGGCACTTCGATGTTGAGATTGACGAGGTTGCTCTAAAGAGGATGGCGTTGCGGGAGGAGAGGATTCGTTCGCAGATTACTACGTACACGTTGACCACAGGACGCCGCATTCATTTGCTTTCCAGGGGTCGCCTGGTTAATCTGGCAGGGGGGGACGGTCATCCCACCGAAACTATGGATGTAACCTATTCCCTGCTGGTTTTGGGTGTGCTCCACTTATTGGAAAATCGGTCTCATTTATCGTGTCGGGTGGTGCCTATGCCGGAGGATTTAGATCGGCGAGTGGCCTATCAATGTCTGAAGACCCTGGGTGTAGAGATGGACGAATTAACGGGTATGCAAAGGGAATATTTATATGGATACAACTTATCATTTATCAGGTGAAATATTTGCTTGTCTGTGGATTTCATGATAGGATTTATTCAGTTTCCTGGGGGAATGCTGTTCCAATAGGGAATGATACAATGCTTCCCATAGGGATAATGTGAGCATTGCGTTTTGGTCGAGAAACGTGGCTTGGTCTCGCGTGGTTCTATCCTGTACCCCTTGGAACGCAATAGGGACCATCTTTTACCCGGGATTGTTTGTAGTTTTTGCCACGTCAAGCTGGGGGGATCGTTCCCGAAGAGGGGCAGACGGGTGATTTCTATGGAATTGAGAGAACATTTCGTTATTTTTGTTCAATCATTCATTTCGAATATTTTACGAATTACTATTTTTCTTTCTTTCAAGCAATCTGGGGTGATCAAGATGAGGGAGCCAGGGAAGTGGCATACGCCGGTTTGTGAGCGTTTGCTAGTAGATGGTTTGAAAATACAGCCTCCCGGTGTTTATGTAGATGGTACCGTGGGCATGGGGGGACACAGCTTGGCTATCGCATCACGTTTGAATGAACAAGGCACGTTCATCGGATTGGATCGCGATCCCTGTGCGATTGAGATCGCAAGGGAGCGTTTGGCGGGGGTGGCTTGCCGTGTTTTTCTTGTACAGGCTAATGCTGCCAATCTTGCAAACGTCTTGTCAACCCTGGGTCAGACACAAATCGATGGTTGTGCTTTTGACTGGGGTATATCTAGTTGGCAACTAGAACATTCAGGGCGGGGTTTTTCCTATCGACGAGCGGAACCACTGGATATGCGCATGGATCCGTCCCAGGCATTGACAGCCGCCTCTATTGTCAACACGTGGGAAGCGGATTCGTTGTTGGATATCCTACGTTCCTATGGGGAGGAGTACCGTTGGGCCCGAAGTATCGTGCGTACAATTCTCAAGGCCCGTCCTCTGAACACGGCGGAGGAACTGGCAGAGGTGATACGTCAAGCAGTCCCCTATCGTTCGGCTGGTCACCCCGCTCGACGAACCTTCCAGGCGTTGCGGATCGCCGTCAATGAAGAGATGTCCTCCGTGCACAGTGCTCTACGGGCTGCCCTAGGCCATCTCCGTTTTGGGGGACGTTTGGTATCCCTCGCCTTTCACTCATTGGAGGACCGTATCGTTAAAAAATTCTTTGCCAATGAAGCACGCAGATGCATTTGCCCACCAAAATTTCCTGTTTGTACTTGCCATCATAAGCCTACTGTTCATATTCTCACCCCTCGCCCCCTCCGGGCCCCGGATACGGAGATAAGGGCTAACCCCCGTGCCCGTTCCGCCTTGCTGCGAATCGCGAGTCGTCTTTAGGTTCTGGATTCCCTTATAAGGGTGATCAGGAGCTATCCCACCCAAACAAGGGAGGTATTGCGTGACATGAGCGGAAAATTTGGCAATGTATCGGTTGCACATATATTACCTCAACATCCAGTGGATTCCCCGCAACCACCGTTATCCACACGGTCTTCATCGCCACCCCGTTCCTCACCATCTCCCCGTTCCTACTCCCTAACCACGACGGAGAAGATCCTCTACCTAGGTAGTGTGGTATTGGCCACCCTTCTTGTTATGTTTGCTCTTCTACAGACAGTTCAGCTCAGTGAAGTGAGCCATAAATCGAATGATTTAGAAAAACGCATCCAGCAGGCCCAACGTGACGTTCAGATTCTCGAAACAAAATTGCAGGGATTGGAGGATCCGAGTGTCGTGGAGAAGGAGGCGGTCGGAAGAGGGTTCATTCGTGATTCCCATCCGAGAACCCTATGAACTTCGTAAAACCTCTGGACTTTGTAAAATCTTAGAAGGGATCTTTGTGATGATGCAGGTAGGCAGACAACATCGTTTTCGCATCCTCTGGTTTTGTATGGTTCTGCTCGTAGTCTTCTTGATCGTTTGGTTTCGTTTGCTATGGCAAGGTTTTACTGGGCAACCCAGAGCAGAACAGGTAGCACAGATGTCTATCCAACAACAATGGCTGCCCGCGAGACGGGGAACGATTTTCGATCGGCATCTGCAGCACCGTTTTGCCTATGGGGAGGAAGCCTACCAGCTCACCGTTGACAAGGATCTTCTTCCCACGGGGGAGAAAGTCGACGCATTCGCTGAACATTTGGCGCCCTGGCTGTCCATGGATGCTGGTATTCTTAGGGAACAGTTACAAAAGAAATCCCGCCATATTCTACTGCGAAGTTCAGGAAGTACTTATTTTTCTGCCGACGTGGTGGATCCTCTGTTACGACAAAAGGAAGCAAAACAGTGGCCTGCGCTATCGATTACTATGGGTGTACGGCGTCGTTATGGTCCTTATGCATCGCATGTACTGGGGTTTATCGATGGAAATGGGGATCCGCGTGGTGGTGTGGAGGCTTATTATCAGAAATTTTTGCAGGGTAAGGATGGTTGGCGCCATTATACCCAAACGAGACAGGGTGTAATGATTGCTGATGCACCCCAGGCTGAGAAAAACACCGTACCCGGTTCCCATCTCGTCCTTACACTGGATGTATCGATACAGAGGGAGGTTGAGCGGATCCTCAAGGAGGGTATGGAAAAGAGAAGAGCCAAGGGGGGAGCAGCCGTTGTCATTGATCCCCACAACGGGGAGATCCTAGCACTGGCCAGCATGCCTACCTTCTCGAGCGAATCTTATGCGACGACGCTAGATGAAGTAAACCAGCGAAATCATTTGATTCATTCCATTTATGAGCCGGGTTCTGTTTTCAAAACCATTTCACTGGCGGCGATTATCGAAGAACTAGGCCTTGATCCTGATGGTTCCTTTTTGTCCCAACCCGTTACGATTGGTAATCAAACGATCCACGAATGGAATAGAGGGGGATTTGGAACGATTACCAATCGTAAGGCTATAGAGCAATCCAGTAATACCTTTTTCGTCCGTAAAATTTTACAAATGACGGCGGATCGCTATGCTGTTTATGTGCGAAATTTTGGTATCGGGGATTTGTTAACGGGACAGGGTTTTCGAACAGGAATAGATTTACTGGGTGAAGTCGCTGCACTGATGCCCCCAGTACCGC includes the following:
- a CDS encoding peptidoglycan D,D-transpeptidase FtsI family protein, with amino-acid sequence MMQVGRQHRFRILWFCMVLLVVFLIVWFRLLWQGFTGQPRAEQVAQMSIQQQWLPARRGTIFDRHLQHRFAYGEEAYQLTVDKDLLPTGEKVDAFAEHLAPWLSMDAGILREQLQKKSRHILLRSSGSTYFSADVVDPLLRQKEAKQWPALSITMGVRRRYGPYASHVLGFIDGNGDPRGGVEAYYQKFLQGKDGWRHYTQTRQGVMIADAPQAEKNTVPGSHLVLTLDVSIQREVERILKEGMEKRRAKGGAAVVIDPHNGEILALASMPTFSSESYATTLDEVNQRNHLIHSIYEPGSVFKTISLAAIIEELGLDPDGSFLSQPVTIGNQTIHEWNRGGFGTITNRKAIEQSSNTFFVRKILQMTADRYAVYVRNFGIGDLLTGQGFRTGIDLLGEVAALMPPVPLTSGHLATTSFGQSIAITLLQQASAVAAIAQGGILYKPHLLKEVRDAQQCSWPKVCPVTHTYTTEGRRVIPESTAMQIRSLLEGVVKNGTGQKANIPEYEIAGKTGTGQKADPVHGGYMQGKSLVTFTGWAPAKQPDIAILVAFDEPEIEKEAASTTAEMVRQILPLRGVAPKTNLSPS
- a CDS encoding adenosylhomocysteinase — its product is MRVIEKGDIVNPRLAPGGRRKMIWAREHMPVLAQLRAQCQENRPLMGYRIGCCLHLEAKTACLAELLREAGAEVYIVGCNPFSTQDDICAALAEGGITVYAHHNSSKGLYQRHCVQILETRPHLLIDNGASLTSLLHRSHRSLAGQVIGCCEETATGVTRLRALEKGKGLLFPSISINDAESKHLFDNQHGTGQAVWDNINQITNLVIAGKTVVIVGYGWCGKGVARRAQGLGARVVVCEVDPIRALEAHMEGFTILPMQEAASCGHVFVSVTGNYTTIGAEHFERMRDGVILANAGHFDVEIDEVALKRMALREERIRSQITTYTLTTGRRIHLLSRGRLVNLAGGDGHPTETMDVTYSLLVLGVLHLLENRSHLSCRVVPMPEDLDRRVAYQCLKTLGVEMDELTGMQREYLYGYNLSFIR
- the rsmH gene encoding 16S rRNA (cytosine(1402)-N(4))-methyltransferase RsmH, whose amino-acid sequence is MREPGKWHTPVCERLLVDGLKIQPPGVYVDGTVGMGGHSLAIASRLNEQGTFIGLDRDPCAIEIARERLAGVACRVFLVQANAANLANVLSTLGQTQIDGCAFDWGISSWQLEHSGRGFSYRRAEPLDMRMDPSQALTAASIVNTWEADSLLDILRSYGEEYRWARSIVRTILKARPLNTAEELAEVIRQAVPYRSAGHPARRTFQALRIAVNEEMSSVHSALRAALGHLRFGGRLVSLAFHSLEDRIVKKFFANEARRCICPPKFPVCTCHHKPTVHILTPRPLRAPDTEIRANPRARSALLRIASRL